One window of the Synechococcus sp. CC9311 genome contains the following:
- a CDS encoding NFACT family protein: MASQSPQVMDLTSLKAVLADLRARLIPSRFEKAQQPDPQTLQLGFRTLRGMIWLELSWKAEVPRLVEISAPPKQGAGSTLAQQIQHGLRQLALSELSQEGFERVVQFQLAPRPGQPPQRTLVLELMGRHSNLLLLDDRQRITAIARQVRMHQSRVRPIGTGDVYSAPPALQGIAPRLDEPEQRWRERLELLPLSLEKALRSAYQGISPVLAKHLAGEHEDAARARLATSVHELSDQDWQVLHQRWQCWLKALETDSFELQFDGPNSYRVWNPSSASEGESLADLPEPGQPLSLRLGQYYATVLQHQELNRATQDLQKQLKQLRTREEALLADQRAGLEETHGADDLQQQGDSLLCQVSPNRETIDRAQKLYGRARKLRRAVPALEERLQHHQSRLVLLEGSESFLEELIGADWDGLKARTKSLLDLREELDDLLAPKRLRRRRRQGSRRVDPQPLEIHSPAGLLIQVGRNHRQNDWISLRRARPGDLWFHAQECPGSHVVLKASAGFADEDDVTLAADLAAWFSRARGNRRVAVVRAPVEHLQRIAGAALGTVQHKEGEVVWAEPDRARQRLIAGKLLA, from the coding sequence ATGGCCAGCCAAAGTCCGCAAGTGATGGATCTCACCAGCCTGAAGGCTGTGCTGGCGGATTTACGTGCCCGATTAATACCCAGCCGGTTTGAGAAAGCTCAACAGCCCGATCCTCAGACGCTTCAGCTCGGATTTCGCACTCTGCGAGGCATGATTTGGTTGGAGCTGAGCTGGAAAGCAGAAGTTCCCAGACTGGTTGAAATCTCCGCGCCACCCAAGCAGGGTGCAGGAAGCACGTTGGCGCAACAAATTCAGCATGGACTCCGCCAACTTGCGCTTTCGGAGCTCAGCCAGGAAGGTTTTGAACGGGTTGTGCAATTTCAGTTGGCGCCTCGACCTGGACAGCCTCCCCAGCGCACCTTGGTGCTCGAACTGATGGGGCGTCATAGCAATTTGTTGTTACTCGATGACCGACAACGCATCACTGCGATCGCACGCCAGGTCCGCATGCACCAGTCGAGAGTGAGACCGATTGGTACGGGAGATGTCTACAGCGCTCCCCCAGCCCTTCAAGGCATCGCTCCTCGACTCGATGAGCCTGAGCAGCGCTGGAGAGAGCGCTTGGAACTGTTGCCGCTAAGCCTGGAGAAGGCCCTGCGCAGTGCCTACCAGGGCATCAGTCCGGTGCTGGCGAAGCATCTTGCTGGCGAGCATGAAGACGCTGCCAGAGCGCGATTAGCAACAAGCGTTCATGAGCTAAGCGACCAGGACTGGCAGGTGTTGCACCAGCGTTGGCAGTGCTGGTTGAAAGCGCTTGAGACCGACAGTTTTGAGCTGCAATTTGATGGGCCTAACTCCTATCGCGTTTGGAATCCTTCATCGGCATCTGAAGGGGAGTCGTTGGCGGATCTTCCAGAACCTGGGCAGCCCCTAAGCCTGCGTTTGGGTCAGTACTACGCCACTGTTCTTCAACATCAGGAGTTGAATCGTGCCACTCAGGATTTGCAAAAGCAGCTCAAGCAGTTAAGGACTCGTGAGGAGGCCCTATTGGCTGACCAGAGAGCTGGCTTGGAGGAGACCCACGGTGCCGATGATTTGCAACAGCAGGGAGATTCGTTGCTGTGTCAGGTGAGTCCGAATCGGGAAACAATCGATCGCGCGCAGAAGTTGTATGGCAGAGCACGAAAACTGAGACGAGCTGTGCCGGCTCTTGAAGAACGGCTGCAGCATCATCAAAGTCGGCTGGTGTTACTTGAGGGCAGTGAAAGCTTTCTGGAAGAGCTGATTGGTGCTGATTGGGATGGGTTAAAGGCGCGCACGAAAAGCCTTCTGGACTTGCGAGAAGAGTTGGATGATCTGTTGGCTCCAAAACGGCTTCGTCGCCGCCGTCGTCAGGGATCCCGTCGCGTGGACCCTCAGCCCCTCGAAATCCATAGCCCGGCGGGATTGTTGATTCAAGTGGGGCGAAATCATCGTCAAAACGACTGGATCAGTCTCCGGCGGGCACGACCTGGTGACCTTTGGTTCCATGCCCAGGAATGTCCGGGTAGTCACGTTGTGTTGAAGGCATCGGCTGGTTTTGCGGACGAAGATGATGTCACCCTTGCTGCTGACCTCGCTGCGTGGTTTAGCCGCGCGCGTGGTAATCGCCGGGTTGCTGTCGTCAGAGCCCCTGTGGAGCATCTCCAACGCATTGCAGGTGCAGCTCTTGGAACGGTGCAACACAAAGAGGGTGAGGTGGTCTGGGCCGAGCCAGATCGAGCAAGACAGCGACTGATCGCCGGCAAGCTCTTAGCCTGA